A genomic window from Passer domesticus isolate bPasDom1 chromosome Z, bPasDom1.hap1, whole genome shotgun sequence includes:
- the INIP gene encoding SOSS complex subunit C — MAANPSGQGFQNKNRVAILAELDKEKRKLLMQNQSSTNHPGASIALARSPLNKDFRDHAEQQHIAAQQKAALQHAHAHSSGYFITQDSAFGNLILPVLPRLEAE, encoded by the exons ATGGCAGCAAATCCTTCAGGACAAG GTTTCCAGAATAAAAATAGGGTTGCAATCCTGGCAGAACTAGACAAGGAGAAGAGAAAGTTACTTATGCAAAACCAGTCTTCCACAAATCACCCTGGAGCCAG CATTGCACTTGCAAGATCACCTCTGAATAAGGATTTCCGTGATCATGCTGAGCAACAGCACATTGCAGCACAGCAAAAGGCTGCACTGCAG cACGCACATGCACACTCCTCAGGATACTTCATAACTCAAGACTCTGCATTTGGAAATCTTATTCTTCCTGTCTTACCTCGACTTGAGGCAGAATAA
- the LOC135291258 gene encoding LOW QUALITY PROTEIN: uncharacterized protein KIAA1958-like (The sequence of the model RefSeq protein was modified relative to this genomic sequence to represent the inferred CDS: inserted 3 bases in 2 codons; deleted 1 base in 1 codon; substituted 1 base at 1 genomic stop codon): PFFLFQIPEAKVSERMENFCITMKKTNGSGFVATSFCTIHRGLGQILRNAGGSFSTTSNAFSSSTRKLKTKPKVLSKAGMSGDCSHSVWLLVDEEEVWRIGCLGSDSPTALLCKXGKYCSQYLNMQTLQEKAGIESDDIELLRDSQNRLFFCQDGSRKQENRQNTDCYGEISHEHKLCRXCLLYKYMCIQEPXTAREDKSPLYLVVWQQVRGMRNVWYKEPRVGICCLRAVIFKLVKKLEHCENFTFVSFTKCFQEVFPPWHLR, encoded by the exons CCCTTCTTCTTATTTCAGATCCCAGAAGCGAAGGTGAGTGAGCGCATGGAGAACTTCTGCATCAccatgaagaaaacaaatggGTCTGGCTTTGTAGCCACATCATTCTGCACTATACATCGAGGCTTGGGTCAGATCCTCAGGAATGCCGGTGGCAGCTTC TCCACCACCAGCAACGCCTTCAGCTCTTCCACAAGAAAGCTGAAGACTAAGCCTAAAGTCTTGAGCAAGGCTGGCATGTCTGGTGACTGCTCTCACAGTGTCTGGTTACTTGTTGATGAGGAAGAGGTGTGGAGGATAGGATGCCTGGGAAgtgacagccccacagccctgctctgcaa gGGGAAATACTGCAGCCAGTACCTGAACATGCAAACCTTGCAGGAGAAGGCAGGCATAGAGTCTGATGACATTGAATTGCTCAGAGACTCTCAGAACAGGTTATTTTTTTGCCAGGATGGTAGCAGGAAGCAAGAAAACAGGCAGAATACAGACTGTTATGGCGAGATCTCCCATGAGCACAAGCTCTGCCGGTAGTGCCTTCTCTACAAGTACATGTGCATACAAGAGC TGACAGCAAGAGAGGACAAGTCACCCCTCTACCTGGTGGTTTGGCAGCAGGTCAGAGGCATGAGGAATGTCTGGTACAAGGAGCCAAGGGTGGGGATCTGCTGTCTCAGAGCTGTCATCTTCAAGCTGGTGAAGAAACTGGAGCACTGTGAAAATTTTACTTTTGTCTCCTTCACTAAATGCTTCCAGGAAGTTTTTCCACCTTGGCATCTAAGATAG